The Saccharomonospora glauca K62 genome has a segment encoding these proteins:
- the efp gene encoding elongation factor P: MATTNDLKNGMVLNLDGELWSVVNFQHVKPGKGGAFVRTTLKHVVSGKVVDKTFNAGTKVDTATVDRRDMTYLYNDGSHYVFMDSETYDQLELPADLVGDAAKFLLENTQVQIGMHENTPLYVELPTSVELTIEHTDPGLQGDRSTGGTKPARLETGAEIQVPLFLSSGEKIKVDTRDGRYLGRA, encoded by the coding sequence GTGGCCACCACCAACGACCTCAAGAACGGCATGGTCCTCAACCTGGACGGGGAGTTGTGGTCCGTCGTCAACTTCCAGCACGTCAAGCCCGGCAAGGGCGGTGCCTTCGTCCGCACGACGCTGAAGCACGTCGTCAGCGGCAAGGTGGTGGACAAGACGTTCAACGCCGGGACCAAGGTCGACACCGCGACGGTCGACCGTCGGGACATGACGTACCTGTACAACGACGGGTCCCACTACGTGTTCATGGACTCCGAGACCTACGACCAGCTCGAACTCCCGGCCGACCTCGTGGGGGACGCCGCCAAGTTCCTGCTGGAGAACACCCAGGTGCAGATCGGCATGCACGAGAACACGCCGCTGTACGTCGAGCTGCCCACCTCGGTCGAGCTGACCATCGAGCACACCGACCCCGGCCTGCAGGGCGACCGCTCCACCGGTGGCACGAAGCCCGCGAGGTTGGAGACCGGCGCCGAGATCCAGGTTCCGCTGTTCCTCAGCAGCGGCGAGAAGATCAAGGTGGACACCCGCGACGGTCGTTACCTCGGCCGTGCCTGA
- a CDS encoding M24 family metallopeptidase, producing MPEIHATRRHALRRRLQDSELDALLVTDLRNIRYLTGFTGSNAALLVHTDGDEHSVFCTDGRYTTQAEAQVPDLRRVIERPSALALVREADTRLARGAAVGFESQYVSVEQHATFTDAVESVRLTRAPGLVERLREVKDDTEIAALRAACAAADRALADLLEHGGLRPGRTEREVARELENRMFDHGAEAVAFPSIVAAGANSAIPHHRPTDAVLARGDFVKLDFGAVVDGYHSDMTRTIVLGEPAQWQRDLYTLVATAQAAGTEAVRPGTDVSDVDAAARTVIAEAGYGEQFSHGLGHGVGLDVHEAPSLAKTGVGTLSACMAVTVEPGIYLAGRGGVRIEDTLVVREGTPELLTLSTKELVVA from the coding sequence GTGCCCGAGATTCATGCCACGCGACGTCACGCGCTTCGTCGGCGACTCCAGGACTCCGAACTCGACGCCCTGCTCGTCACCGACCTGCGCAACATCCGCTACCTGACCGGATTCACGGGTTCGAACGCGGCCCTGCTGGTGCACACCGACGGCGATGAGCACAGCGTGTTCTGCACCGACGGCCGGTACACCACCCAGGCCGAGGCGCAGGTACCCGACCTGCGCAGGGTCATCGAGCGGCCGAGCGCGTTGGCATTGGTCCGGGAGGCGGACACGCGGCTTGCGCGCGGAGCCGCCGTCGGCTTCGAAAGCCAGTACGTCAGCGTGGAGCAGCACGCCACCTTCACCGACGCGGTCGAGTCGGTGCGGCTGACACGGGCACCGGGTCTGGTGGAGCGGCTGCGCGAGGTGAAGGACGACACGGAGATCGCGGCGTTGCGGGCGGCGTGCGCGGCCGCCGACCGGGCGCTGGCGGACCTGCTGGAGCACGGCGGGTTGCGTCCGGGCCGTACCGAACGCGAGGTGGCGCGCGAGTTGGAGAACCGCATGTTCGACCACGGCGCGGAGGCCGTCGCCTTCCCGTCGATCGTCGCCGCGGGCGCCAACTCGGCGATCCCGCACCACCGACCCACCGACGCCGTGCTCGCCCGCGGGGACTTCGTGAAGCTCGATTTCGGCGCGGTGGTGGACGGGTACCACTCGGACATGACGCGCACGATCGTGCTCGGCGAGCCCGCCCAGTGGCAGCGTGATCTGTACACGTTGGTCGCCACGGCCCAGGCCGCGGGCACGGAGGCCGTCCGTCCGGGGACGGACGTCTCCGACGTGGACGCCGCAGCACGGACCGTGATAGCCGAGGCCGGGTACGGTGAACAGTTCAGTCACGGCCTCGGCCACGGTGTGGGTTTGGACGTACACGAGGCGCCGAGTCTCGCGAAGACGGGCGTCGGTACACTGTCGGCTTGCATGGCGGTCACCGTGGAGCCGGGAATCTACCTGGCGGGGCGCGGTGGCGTCCGTATCGAGGACACGCTCGTCGTGCGGGAGGGGACTCCCGAGCTCCTCACCCTGAGCACCAAGGAACTCGTGGTCGCCTAG